One Streptomyces dangxiongensis genomic window, CCGGCGGCGTACGCGGCGGCCGGGTCGATCGCGTAGAGCTGGGCGTTGGGGCCCGGCCGGCCCTCGCTGGTGCCGGTGAGCCGGACCAGTCCGGCGGCCTCCAGGCGGGCCAGCAACTGTGAGGCGGTGGGCTTGGACAGGCCGGTGAGCTTGCCGATCCGGGTGCGCGACAGCGGCCCGTGCTCCAGCAGCAGGTCCAGGGCGGCGCGGTCGTTCATGGCGCGCAGGACGCGCGGGGTGCCCGGCGTACCGGCGGTTCCTGCCATGGGGGTCGACACCTGCCTTTCCAGCCGCCCAGCCTTTCAGTGACCGGGTGACGGCGTCCAGTCTTGATCACGGGCCGCCGGGAGATCACTGTTAGGAAAGTTTCCTATTCGGATGGGAGGAACGTAAGCCCAGGACGAAGGGGGCGTCAATAGACAACGCCCCCGAGGCAACGGAGTCGTTATCTCAAGGGCGTTGCGGTACGGGCGCCGACGGAGGGACTCCCGACGGGCCGGCCATGGCGGAGACGTGGGACCCCGGGCCGGGCGGGGCCGGATCCGCAGCCCCGTCACGAGTACGCCACTCACACGGTTGCCGCTGCTCACCGGGCGATGGCCACCGTGGCGGACGCCGGCCTGTCCTGGCCGGCCGTCGGCGGCATCGTCCTCGCGCCGGCCGTCTGGGCCCTGCTCAGCCTGCTCGTCGCCGACTACGTCCACGGCGCCCTGCTCCACCGGGCACGCGGCACCGGCATCGCGGTCACCCGGGACGCCCTCACGGCCGCCCAGGAGCGGCCCCTGCCCGCCGGGGCCACCGAGCGCCTGCGCGCGGGGCTCGCCGGGTCCGGGCGGGCGTACGACGTGGTGGACGGCGGCCCGCTGGAGTTCCGGTGGCGGCCGTTGCGCGGCCCGCACGCCGTCACCGGATGCGTGACCGTCGACGAGACGTCGGGCGAGCCCCGCCTCCGGCTCCACACGGACGAGGCACCGCGCGGCATGCCGGGAGAGCGAACGGCGAGCGCGTCCGTCGCGCTGTGCCGGATGACGAGGCTGGCGGAGGCGGAGTGAGCGGGGGGCACCCCACCTGGCTCACCGGTGCCCGGGGCGCCGCTCCGGCCCGCGGTGCCGACCCCGACGGGGAGGCGTGGGCCTGCCGGCCGGTCTGCGGCCCGCTCAGCCGGTGACGAACGGGGCCGTGTCCAGGGTCGGGTACGGCGCCGGGAGCGGGAGCGGTTCGCCGAGGTCGGCCTTGGTGCCGGTGGCGTAGTACGCCTCGGTGGGGTCGTCACCGGGGAGGACCGGATCCGTGTAGCAGTGGGCCGTCCTGGAGTGGCGGTCGACGAGGACGTAGACCGGGACGCCGGCGGCGGCGTAGGTGCGGAGCTTGGGGCCGGTGGAGGTGACCTCGCCGACGAGGGCGAGCATGTCGATGGGGTACCAGCCCTCGTGGGCTTTCCGGTACGACTCGTCGAGCTCGGTCGGCCTGCGACGGCGGACGTAGAGGTCCGGCACGATGAGGGCCATGGTCCTGCCGTCCTCGTGTGCAGCGCGGTAGCCGTTACCCATGCCCACGAGGCGGAACCCGGCCGCCCGGAACTGGAAGCTCAGCTCGAAAGCGCCGTCGTGTGATCGTCGTTCGGTTGCGGCGGCACGATGGCCGTCCCCTCGATGCACTCGGGACGAATCGGCATCGAGGTTGCCTCTTCGATCGCGCTCAACAGGTCGATGGGGTCCACCTGCGTCATCACCGGCTCCATGATCGGTTCGGCGCTCATCGCTGGTTCTCCTTGTCGCACTGGTGCCAGGCTAAGCCCGCGCTGGGGGCCCCGGCAGAACGATGGGGCATTCGCTTCGCGCGCCGGAACGGCCCATCTGTTCACTCGAACGAGCGTGCTGAACCGTTCCGCTACTTCGCCGGTGGCGCCGGACGCTGCGAGACGATCGGTGCCGTCGCCGCCACCTGCGGGGAGTCCGCGTTGGCGTACGCCGACGGGGCCGCGACCGTCGCCGCCGGGTCGGGGGTGTTCTCCGCGTCCTCCAGGGCCGTCGCGCCGCCCACGATGCGGATGCTCGCCGCGTCGAACGCCCGCTTGATCCGCCAGCGCAGCTCCCGCTCGACGGTCACCGACTTGCCCGGCATGGTCTTCGCCGAGACGCGGACCACCATGGAGTCGATCAGCACGGAATCCAGGCCGAGCACCTCGACCGGGCCCCACAGCAGTTCGTTCCAGGGCTCTTCCTTGCTCAGCTTCTCGGCGACCTCGTCCAGCGTGGCCCGGACCCGGTCCAGTTCCTCGCCGGCCCGTACGGTCACGTCGACTCCGGCCGTCGCCCAGCCCTGGGAGAGGTTGCCGATCCGCTTGACCTCGCCGTTGCGGACGTACCAGATCTCGCCGCCGTCACCCCGCAGCTTGGTCACGCGCAGCCCGACCTCGATCACCTCGCCGGTGGCCACGCCCGCGTCGATCACGTCCCCGACGCCGTACTGGTCCTCCAGGATCATGAACACGCCGGACAGGAAGTCCGTGACCAGGTTCCGGGCGCCGAAACCGATGGCCACGCCCGCGACACCGGCGGACGCCAGCAGCGGCGCCAGGTTGATCTTGAAGGTGCCCAGCACCATCAGCGCGGCCGTGCCGAGGATCAGGAAGCTGGCCACCGACCGCAGCACCGAGCCGATCGCCGCCGCCCGCTGCCGGCGCCGCTCGGCGTTGACCAGCAGCCCGCCCAGCGCACTGCCGTCCACGGCCTGCGCGGTGCGGTTCATCCGGTCGATCAGCTTGGTGATCGCCCGCCGCACCACCGCTCTGAGCGAGACCGCCACGATCACGATCAGCAGGATCTGGAGACCCATCGCGAGCCACGTCGACCAGTTCTGCTCGACCCAGCTCGCCGCGTTCGTCGCGCTCTCCTGGGCGTCCTGGAGGGACGGCACGGCCGGCGCCGTCGACTGCGAAGGGGACGGAGAGGGGGACGGGGACGCGCCGGCGGCCATCAGGACGATGGGCAGGGACGACACGGCAGGTACCTCCAAGGTGCTGCGCGGTCCGCACCGGCGGGCGGTCAAGGTCACGAAAAGGTCACCGGGCGGACAGGACCACCACACTAACGGGGCATCGTGCGTGCCTTCGGCCGTTCCGCACAGGAGGCGCGCAGGAGAGACACGGCTCACGCGGGCTTGAACGGGCCGTGCTCCGGGGGATGCATCAGGTGTGGTCGAAAACACTCCCAGCCCGTTACCGGCACATGGTGGCGCTTCCACCAGGCGTCAAGGGAGACTGACCTCAGATCGTCCCGGCGCGAGCCACGCGCCGCCGACGCCCAAGGAGGCACCCGTGCCGCATGTCCTGGTCCTCAACGCGTCGTACGAGCCGCTCGGCGTCGTACCGCTCCGCCGCGCGCTCGTCCTCGTCCTGGAGAACAAGGCCGTCTCCCTCGAGGAATCCGGCGCCTATCTGCACAGCGCGACCGTCACACTCCCCGCTCCCAGCGTGGTCCGGCTCAAGCGTTTCGTGCGGGTTCCCTACCGGGGGCCCGTGCCTCTGACCCGGCGGGCGCTCTTCGCCCGCGACGGGGGCCGGTGCATGTACTGCGGTGGCATCGCAACCAGCGTCGACCACGTCATCCCGCGCAGCCGCGGGGGCAAGCACGTCTGGGACAACGTGGTGGCCTCCTGTCGCCGCTGCAACCA contains:
- a CDS encoding Uma2 family endonuclease: MALIVPDLYVRRRRPTELDESYRKAHEGWYPIDMLALVGEVTSTGPKLRTYAAAGVPVYVLVDRHSRTAHCYTDPVLPGDDPTEAYYATGTKADLGEPLPLPAPYPTLDTAPFVTG
- a CDS encoding mechanosensitive ion channel family protein, whose protein sequence is MAAGASPSPSPSPSQSTAPAVPSLQDAQESATNAASWVEQNWSTWLAMGLQILLIVIVAVSLRAVVRRAITKLIDRMNRTAQAVDGSALGGLLVNAERRRQRAAAIGSVLRSVASFLILGTAALMVLGTFKINLAPLLASAGVAGVAIGFGARNLVTDFLSGVFMILEDQYGVGDVIDAGVATGEVIEVGLRVTKLRGDGGEIWYVRNGEVKRIGNLSQGWATAGVDVTVRAGEELDRVRATLDEVAEKLSKEEPWNELLWGPVEVLGLDSVLIDSMVVRVSAKTMPGKSVTVERELRWRIKRAFDAASIRIVGGATALEDAENTPDPAATVAAPSAYANADSPQVAATAPIVSQRPAPPAK